In a genomic window of Pseudomonas mohnii:
- a CDS encoding SEC-C metal-binding domain-containing protein yields the protein MTQQPHVHGPDCNHDHDHHDHDHGHVHGPNCGHAHQEPVRNALKDVGRNDPCPCGNGKKFKKCHGA from the coding sequence ATGACCCAGCAACCCCATGTACATGGCCCAGACTGCAACCACGATCACGACCACCATGATCACGACCATGGCCATGTCCACGGCCCGAACTGCGGCCACGCCCACCAGGAACCGGTGCGCAACGCCCTGAAAGACGTTGGCCGCAATGACCCTTGCCCGTGTGGCAATGGCAAGAAGTTCAAGAAGTGCCACGGCGCTTGA